The genome window CATGATCGGCGGGTGGTTCATCGATATGGAATTGCAGCCCGGAACCCCGAATGTGATCCTCGCTTCGACCTTGAGCAATACAGGAAACGCCCAGATCATGAGATCAGCCGATGGCGGCCTCACGTGGAGCACTATCACGGCATTCCAAGGCGTGAACCGCATTGCGCTTGGCGTGAGCCCAGCGGCGCCGGGCCTTGTGATGGCCGTGTGCGCGGACACCTACGGCCTGGGTGGCCTTGAAGGCGTGTACGTATCCAACAACGGCGGACAAAGCTTCGTGCAGACCGTTGATGGCGATTGCTTCAACAACATGCTCATCCGGACGAACGATGCGAGCGGATGCGGGGGACAGGGCGTGTTCGACCTGGCCTGCGGGATCAGTCCGGTGAATGCCAGCGAACGCTGGATCGGCGGCGTCAATCTGTGGCTGACGACGGATGCGGGAGCGAGCTGGAACCTGAATTCCATGTGGACGACCAATCCGATGCACAATCCGGATGGCATTCCCTTCCTGCATTCAGACAAGCACGCGGTGAAGCATCATCCGCTCGCGCCGAATGTGGTGTATGCCGCCTCTGATGGAGGAATCCACGTCACCAACAACCTCGGCGCAACGTGGTACGATCGGACACCAGGTCTCGGGATCAGCCAGATGTATAAGGTGGGCGTCAGCGCGACAGCACCAGAGGTGATGCTGTGCGGGCTGCAGGACAATGGGCTGAAGCAGCTTGACGAAGACGTTTGGCGCGAGATCATGCCCGGCGACAACATGGAGTGCATCATCGACCCGGTGGAGCAGCAGGTGCAATACTCTTGCGCGCTCACAGGCCTGCTTTACCGCACCACTGACGATTGGTCCAACCGCACGCTCATCGCCGACAACATCCCGGGGTTCACCGCATACACGCAGCAATACGGCTTTGGGCCGGGTGCGTGGGTGACGCCGGTTGCGATGGATCCGCAGGACAATCAGGTGCTCTACATCGGATTCAAGCAGCTATGGCGCAGCACCAACCGCGGCGATGGCTGGAGCCTTGTGCCGGGACTTCAAACGGGATCGCACTTGCGGCATCTGGCGATAGCACCTTCCGACCCGCAGATGATCTATGCCGCTACGTACGACACCCTGTTCAAGCGTACAGGCTCGGATTGGAGCGCCATTCCGGTCGGCATGATCACCGGGAGCCCGTCGAATGCGATCTCCGGGATCGCCGTTAGCGACATCGATCCGCAGCGTTCGTGGGTCGTGATCAGTGGTTACGATGCGCAGCGCAAGGTGTACACATCGGATAACGGGGGGGCGTCTTGGGTGAGCATGACCGGCACACTGCCCAACGTCCCCGTGAATTGCATTGCGCATGAGCCGGGCACTTCCGGTTCGCTCTATATCGGCACCGACATCGGCGTGTTCCAGTGGTCGGAGGCCGAAGGCGATTGGCAACCTTTCGACAACGGCCTGCCCAATGTGCAGGTGAACGACCTCGAGATCGCTCCGGCCAACGGCACCATCGTAGCGGCCACCTTCGGACGCGGGCTCTGGCGCTCGAATCTGGCTTCGTGGGTGAGCGCTCCGGATGCCGATGATCGTGAAGCGGGATTCACCGTGGCGCCGAACCCGGTCCAGGATGCGGTCACGATCACGCTGCGAAGGCCGCAACAAGCCCGGATGGAAGTCCTCAATGCGTTGGGAGAATGCGTTTCTGCTCATGCCTTAACGGGCACCTCGGTGGTGATCGACCTTGGGCAACTCGGTCCCGGCACTTACCTGATCAGGATGCATGGCGCTTCGGATGCCGGATGCGCCAAGCTGATGGTGGTGCGCTGAGGCTTATACGCCGAGGCTGACCAGCTCCGCATCGAACAGATCCGCGATCTCCAGCCGCAGCCTCTTCTTCACCTCTTCTATGTCCACCACGCCGCCCAGCTCGGCCGCCATGCTCGTAACGCCTTTGTCCACGATGCCGCAGGGCACGATGTTCTGGAAATAGCTCAGGTCCGTGTTCACGTTGAAGGCGAATCCGTGCATGGTCACCCATCGGCTGGCGCGGATGCCGAAGGCGCAGATCTTCCGGGCCTTGGCGGGATCGTTCCAGTCCAGCCAAACGCCCGTCAAGCCTTCGATCCTGCCGGCTTTGATGCCATACGCTTCGAGTGTGCCGATGATGGCCTCCTCCAGCGTGCGCAGGTAGCGGTGGATGTCGGTAAAGTGGTGGTCGAGGTCGAAGATGGGGTAGCCCACGATCTGCCCCGGGCCATGGTAGGTGATGTCGCCGCCGCGATCGATGGGAAAGAACTGCACCCCGCGCTCGCGCAAGCCCTGCTCATTCAGCAACAGGTGGCTTTGCTTGCCGCTCTTGCCCAGGGTGTACACGTGTTTGTGCTCGCAGAAGAGGAGATGGTCCTCGGTGAGCAGTTGCTCATTCTCGGGCAGTGACCGATTGGCGATCTTCCGTTCGATGGTCTCCTTGAAGAGGCGCGTCTGCAGGTCCCACGCGGTGGCGTAGTCGATGAGGCCGAGGTCGTGGAAGCGGATCTGTCTCATCGAATTGGCCGCAGAGGCGCGGAGGCGCAAAGAAGAAAAGGGAATTCAAGGTTCATTGAGACCATTGACAACGCGGTGCACACCATCCTTCACGACGGCTTCGTTAAAGTTGATGAGCAATCCGAGTTTGCAGTCGGTGAGCTTCAAGTAGCCCAGCAATTGCGCGCGGTGGACCTCTTGCACAATTTCGACCGCTTTGATTTCCACGATGATGCGCTGATCTACCCAAAGATCGAGTCGGAATCCCAAGTCGAGCTTCTCTCCTTTGTAGCGGACTGGCAAGGCGTGCTGCTGAAGGAATGGGATACCTGCCTCGCGAAGCTCGCGCGCTAAGCAATGCTCATAAACGCTTTCAAGCAGCCCTGGCCCGAGCTCTCGATGCACCTCAATGGCAGCTCCGATAATGATTCCAGAAAGCTCCCGGTACAGCATACTTGGATTCTCTGCGCCTCTGCGCCTCTGCGGCAATGACTACTTCACCTCGGCCAGCTTCCCTTTCAGCATGTTGATCACCGCGATCTCGCTGGGGTCAACGCCCTTCTTCTCCGCCCAGTAGAAGCTCACCCAGTCGCCAAGGTTGATCAGGTACAGCTGCCGCGCGAAGGCGGTATCGCCCTGGCTCCACACGTCGTGGATATGCGGCGTGTGCCTGCGGAACACCTCCTTGTTGATCTCCATGCGGATCTGGCTGCGCTCATGGTCCTCCTTATGGCGGAAGATCACCACCGCGATATCGTCCTTGCCGCCGGCCCACCCCACCAGTTCATTGTGGTTCATCTCCGGGATGGCGTGGTGCCAGCAGAGCTCTTTGCTGTTCTCGTTCACCTGTTGGCGGAAGCGGATGCTCACGGCCTCGGTGCTGGCCTCGCTGTAGATCACCAGGCGCTTGCCCACCAGCTTCTCCGTGAGCTCCTGCGCGGCCTTCTTGATGTCCTCCTTCTCCTGCTCCAGCATGTTCGCGGCGGTCTTGATCGCGCCTTCGAAGCCGTCGCCGATGATGCCGAAGTGGTGCAGCACATAGAACTGCTGCACCAGTGAGTAGGCCAGCATGGTGCGCGGTGGATTGCCCCCGGGGATCACGATGTGGTCAAGGCCCTTCGCTTTGGCCATCTCGAGCATGGCGCCGCCACTGGTCACCACGCATACCCGGGCGCCCTTGCTCAGCGCCTGCTCCATGGCGGCGATGGTCTCTTCCGTGTTGCCGCTGTAGCTGCAGGCGATCACCAGGCTCTTATGGTTCACATAGCCCGGCAGGTAGTAGTTGTTATAGACCTCGATGGGGCACTTGGCCTCCTTATGCACCAGTTGGGCGGCGATCCTTCCGCCGATGCCGCTGCCTCCGAGGCCCGTGACCACTACGTTCGCGTAAGGGCCGCCGGGGGCTTTCAATTGGGCTTTGCGGCCAATCTCCAGGGCTTCCTTCAATTGTTTGGGAAAAGCGTCGATGAGGTGTTGCATGTGCTGATGAATGCGGGCCGAAATTAGATCCGCTCCTACGCTTCTGTAGCGGGCCGGGTTGCCGGATACCTTCGCCGCCTGTTCTAAGCAGACCATGTCCAACGCACTTTCCGATCAAGAAGTCATCCGCCGCGAGGCGCTCCAGAAGCTCCGCGCCCTCGGCATCGATCCCTTTCCCGCCGCTGAGTACAAGGTAACGGCTACCGCTGCTGATGTGAAAGGCCTGTTCAAGGAAGAAGGCGAGCCCGCCCATGTGAGCATCGCGGGCCGGATCATGAGCGTGCGCGTCATGGGCAAGGCCAGCTTCGCGGTGCTGCGCGACCACACCGGCGACCAACAGATCTACGTGGCGCGCGATGAAGTGGCCCCCGGCGATGACAAGGCGATGTACGATGAGGTATGGAAGCACCTGCTGCACCTCGGCGATTTCATCGGAGTGACGGGGCATGTTTTCAAGACCCGCACCGGCGAGATCACCGTTCACGTGAAGCAGCTCACCATCCTCGGGAAGGCGCTGAAGCCGCTGCCGGTGGTGAAGACCGACGACGAAGGCAACGTGCACGATGCCTTCACCGATCCCGAGCAGCGCTACCGCCAGCGCTACGTGGACCTGAACGTGAACCCCGGCGTGAAGGAGACCTTCCTCAAGCGCTCGCGCATCGTCACGGCCATGCGCTCCTTCATGACCGAGAGCGGATACCACGAGGTGGACACGCCCGTGCTGCAGCCCATCCCCGGCGGCGCGGCGGCACGTCCTTTCGTCACGCACCACAACGCGCTCGACATCCCGCTCTACCTGCGCATCGCCAACGAGCTCTACCTCAAGCGCCTCATCGTGGGCGGCTTCGAGGGCGTGTTCGAGTTCAGCCGCAACTTCCGCAACGAGGGCATGGACCGCACGCACAACCCGGAGTTCACCATCATGGAGCTCTACGTGGCCTACAAGGACTACCGCTGGATGATGGGCTACATGGAGCGCATGCTCGAGCAGGTGTGCGTCGCGGCGAACGGCAAGGCCGAAGCCACCTTCGGAGAGAACACGATCCGGTTCACAGCGCCCTTCAAGCGCATCACCATGTGCGGCAGCATCCAAGAGAAGACCGGCGCCGAGGTGCTCGGGATGGATGAAGCCGCCCTGCGCTCGCTCTGCGCGAAGCACCAGATCCATGTGGAGCCCAGCATGGGCAAGGGCAAGCTCATCGATGAGCTGTTCAGCGCGCTGGTGCAGCCTGAATTGATCCAGCCCACTTTCGTGTGCGACTTCCCGGTGGAGATGAGCCCGCTGTGCAAGAAGCACCGAGACGATGCGCGCCTCACCGAGCGCTTCGAGCTTTTCGTGAACGGCTTCGAGTTGGCGAATGCGTACAGCGAACTGAATGATCCCATCGATCAGCGCGAGCGCTTCGAGGCGCAGTTGGAACTGCAACAGCGCGGCGATGACGAGGCCATGTTCATCGATCAGGATTTCCTCCGTGCGCTCGAGTACGGCATGCCGCCCACCAGCGGCGTGGGCATTGGCGTGGACCGCCTGGTGATGCTGCTCACCAACAACCCGGCGATCCAAGAGGTGCTGCTGTTTCCGCAGATGCGGCC of Flavobacteriales bacterium contains these proteins:
- the lipB gene encoding lipoyl(octanoyl) transferase LipB translates to MRQIRFHDLGLIDYATAWDLQTRLFKETIERKIANRSLPENEQLLTEDHLLFCEHKHVYTLGKSGKQSHLLLNEQGLRERGVQFFPIDRGGDITYHGPGQIVGYPIFDLDHHFTDIHRYLRTLEEAIIGTLEAYGIKAGRIEGLTGVWLDWNDPAKARKICAFGIRASRWVTMHGFAFNVNTDLSYFQNIVPCGIVDKGVTSMAAELGGVVDIEEVKKRLRLEIADLFDAELVSLGV
- a CDS encoding GxxExxY protein, with protein sequence MLYRELSGIIIGAAIEVHRELGPGLLESVYEHCLARELREAGIPFLQQHALPVRYKGEKLDLGFRLDLWVDQRIIVEIKAVEIVQEVHRAQLLGYLKLTDCKLGLLINFNEAVVKDGVHRVVNGLNEP
- a CDS encoding bifunctional phosphoglucose/phosphomannose isomerase → MQHLIDAFPKQLKEALEIGRKAQLKAPGGPYANVVVTGLGGSGIGGRIAAQLVHKEAKCPIEVYNNYYLPGYVNHKSLVIACSYSGNTEETIAAMEQALSKGARVCVVTSGGAMLEMAKAKGLDHIVIPGGNPPRTMLAYSLVQQFYVLHHFGIIGDGFEGAIKTAANMLEQEKEDIKKAAQELTEKLVGKRLVIYSEASTEAVSIRFRQQVNENSKELCWHHAIPEMNHNELVGWAGGKDDIAVVIFRHKEDHERSQIRMEINKEVFRRHTPHIHDVWSQGDTAFARQLYLINLGDWVSFYWAEKKGVDPSEIAVINMLKGKLAEVK
- the lysS gene encoding lysine--tRNA ligase, translating into MSNALSDQEVIRREALQKLRALGIDPFPAAEYKVTATAADVKGLFKEEGEPAHVSIAGRIMSVRVMGKASFAVLRDHTGDQQIYVARDEVAPGDDKAMYDEVWKHLLHLGDFIGVTGHVFKTRTGEITVHVKQLTILGKALKPLPVVKTDDEGNVHDAFTDPEQRYRQRYVDLNVNPGVKETFLKRSRIVTAMRSFMTESGYHEVDTPVLQPIPGGAAARPFVTHHNALDIPLYLRIANELYLKRLIVGGFEGVFEFSRNFRNEGMDRTHNPEFTIMELYVAYKDYRWMMGYMERMLEQVCVAANGKAEATFGENTIRFTAPFKRITMCGSIQEKTGAEVLGMDEAALRSLCAKHQIHVEPSMGKGKLIDELFSALVQPELIQPTFVCDFPVEMSPLCKKHRDDARLTERFELFVNGFELANAYSELNDPIDQRERFEAQLELQQRGDDEAMFIDQDFLRALEYGMPPTSGVGIGVDRLVMLLTNNPAIQEVLLFPQMRPERSNA